Proteins encoded together in one Candidatus Binatus sp. window:
- a CDS encoding APC family permease — MPPIANNLPSTAPPLDFALNARRDARRLGLLPLVCVMYLVVSGGAYGLEDAVHLAGPRLTLLLCLIVPLTLSIPTALMAAELTALMPVEGGFYFWVKAGMGPFAGFAEAYLTILYTAMDMAIYPVLFAGYLSFIVPLGPLAQIAIGIVLVWLSGLMNFLGVRPVGFASIALAGVLIAPFFALVVLGMPELIHFRMPAIPLFGADAWGALGAGLTVVIWNFSGWENLSVVSGEIENPRRNYLRAIMIALPVIVAGYVLPLAISISGAASVADWGTGSFSHVGYRIGGTILGGALAIGGAVMSFAVFAAAMLWVSRMPYVLARERYLPKSLTEIWASTVTPGKSILLCCVVFTMLVPVGFVALVVLDVFFYMAALALEMAALIRLRRLMPNREGLFTVGGGVAGLALVTALPVMTWVATFGLAISSGAGKPDFILAVVLGVCVWPAYSICRRRYGGPPAIDPPPTSLTD, encoded by the coding sequence TTGCCGCCCATCGCCAACAACCTGCCTTCGACTGCTCCGCCGCTCGATTTTGCTCTGAACGCGCGCCGCGATGCGCGCCGACTCGGCCTGCTCCCGCTGGTCTGCGTGATGTACCTGGTCGTGAGCGGCGGCGCCTATGGCCTCGAAGATGCGGTCCACCTCGCGGGACCGCGCCTCACGCTCCTGCTTTGCCTGATCGTGCCATTGACGCTCAGCATTCCGACCGCGCTGATGGCCGCGGAACTCACCGCGCTGATGCCGGTCGAGGGCGGCTTTTATTTCTGGGTGAAGGCCGGGATGGGTCCGTTCGCCGGCTTTGCCGAGGCCTACCTCACGATCCTCTACACCGCGATGGACATGGCGATCTATCCGGTGCTGTTCGCCGGGTATCTATCGTTCATAGTGCCGCTGGGACCGCTCGCGCAGATCGCAATCGGCATCGTGCTGGTATGGCTATCTGGTCTGATGAATTTTCTCGGAGTACGGCCCGTCGGCTTCGCTTCGATCGCGCTCGCGGGCGTGTTGATCGCGCCGTTCTTCGCACTGGTGGTACTCGGGATGCCCGAGCTGATTCATTTCAGGATGCCGGCGATTCCGCTCTTCGGCGCCGACGCATGGGGCGCGCTTGGCGCAGGCCTGACCGTGGTGATCTGGAATTTCAGCGGATGGGAGAACCTGAGCGTGGTGTCCGGCGAAATCGAGAATCCGCGCCGCAACTATCTGCGCGCGATCATGATCGCGCTCCCCGTCATCGTTGCCGGTTACGTGCTCCCGCTCGCGATTTCGATTTCCGGCGCGGCCAGCGTCGCCGATTGGGGCACCGGATCGTTTTCCCACGTCGGCTATCGAATCGGCGGCACGATTCTCGGCGGTGCGCTCGCGATCGGCGGCGCAGTGATGTCGTTCGCGGTGTTCGCAGCGGCGATGCTCTGGGTGTCGCGGATGCCTTACGTGCTCGCGCGCGAGCGCTACCTGCCGAAATCGCTCACCGAAATTTGGGCATCGACGGTCACGCCGGGAAAATCGATCCTGCTGTGCTGCGTGGTCTTCACGATGCTGGTGCCGGTGGGTTTCGTCGCGCTGGTCGTGCTCGACGTTTTCTTCTACATGGCGGCGCTGGCGCTCGAGATGGCGGCGCTGATTAGGCTTCGTCGCCTGATGCCGAATCGCGAAGGGCTGTTCACGGTCGGCGGCGGCGTCGCCGGCCTTGCGCTCGTCACCGCGCTCCCCGTGATGACCTGGGTCGCCACCTTCGGACTCGCGATTTCGAGCGGCGCCGGCAAGCCGGATTTCATCCTCGCCGTCGTGCTTGGCGTATGCGTGTGGCCGGCGTACTCGATATGCCGCCGCCGCTACGGCGGGCCGCCGGCGATCGATCCGCCGCCGACCAGTCTCACCGATTAG